The following are from one region of the Phycisphaerae bacterium genome:
- a CDS encoding deoxyhypusine synthase family protein, with amino-acid sequence MKISEFIDHHYRHFNAATTKDAAQAYKDHLARGGKMFVTLGGAMSTAELGLSLAEMIRRDKVHAVCCTGANLEEDLYNLVAHDHYVRLPNYRELTPEQEMELYDRGLARVTDTCIPEEEAMLRIKHVLLERWQAAAKSETRTFPHEFMYQAIRDGVYKKHYQIDPKDSWLVAAAERDLPLFVPGWEDSTLGNGFAAYLIQGTLPHGRFLKYGVDYMVELARWYKEASASASIGFFQIGGGIAGDFPICVVPLVNIDLEEQVPFWGYFCQISDSTTSYGSYSGAYPTEKITWGKLAADTPRFVVESDATIVAPLIFAYVLDW; translated from the coding sequence ATGAAGATCAGCGAGTTTATCGACCACCACTATCGCCATTTCAACGCCGCCACCACCAAGGACGCCGCCCAGGCCTACAAGGACCATCTGGCCCGCGGCGGCAAAATGTTCGTGACGCTCGGTGGCGCGATGAGCACGGCCGAACTGGGCCTTTCCCTGGCGGAAATGATCCGCCGGGACAAGGTCCACGCCGTGTGCTGCACGGGAGCCAACCTGGAGGAAGATCTCTACAACCTGGTGGCCCACGATCATTACGTCCGCCTGCCGAACTATCGCGAACTGACGCCGGAACAGGAGATGGAACTCTACGATCGCGGTCTGGCCCGGGTGACGGACACGTGCATTCCGGAAGAGGAAGCCATGCTGCGGATCAAGCATGTACTGCTGGAGCGCTGGCAGGCCGCCGCAAAGAGCGAAACCCGGACCTTCCCGCACGAGTTCATGTACCAGGCGATTCGCGACGGCGTCTACAAGAAGCATTATCAGATTGATCCGAAGGACAGTTGGCTGGTGGCGGCGGCTGAACGCGACCTTCCGTTGTTTGTGCCCGGTTGGGAGGACTCGACGCTGGGCAACGGTTTCGCGGCGTACCTGATTCAGGGCACGCTTCCGCATGGGCGTTTCCTGAAGTACGGCGTGGACTACATGGTCGAGCTCGCCCGGTGGTACAAGGAAGCTTCAGCTTCGGCGAGCATCGGGTTCTTCCAGATCGGCGGGGGGATCGCGGGTGATTTCCCCATCTGTGTCGTGCCCCTGGTCAACATCGACCTGGAGGAGCAGGTGCCGTTCTGGGGCTACTTCTGCCAGATCAGCGACAGCACGACCAGCTACGGCTCGTATTCCGGGGCCTATCCCACGGAAAAGATCACATGGGGCAAGCTCGCCGCGGATACGCCGCGCTTCGTGGTCGAATCGGACGCCACCATTGTGGCGCCCTTGATTTTCGCCTACGTGCTCGACTGGTAG
- a CDS encoding N-formylglutamate amidohydrolase, producing the protein MSRIRSAVVSCEHGGNFIPARYRALFAGQDSLLNSHRGYDPGALFLARELSKRLDCPLFYSHVSRLLVELNRSPHHPSLFSIVSRELDDTERTRVLQHYYAPHRKAVAAALRRALRKAGDVLHLSVHTFTPVLDGAARKADVGLLYDPGRLGERRFCHEWRASIRARNEILRVRRNYPYLGKADGFTTWLRRELDTPRYVGVELEVNQGFPLGDSRTWRWLRRLLAGSLCDVVSS; encoded by the coding sequence GTGTCGCGGATTAGATCGGCCGTGGTCAGTTGCGAGCACGGGGGAAACTTTATACCCGCCCGCTATCGCGCGCTGTTCGCCGGGCAGGATTCGCTGCTGAATTCCCACCGTGGGTACGACCCGGGGGCGCTGTTTCTCGCGCGAGAACTATCCAAGCGTCTTGATTGCCCGCTGTTCTACTCCCACGTATCGCGATTGCTGGTCGAGTTAAACCGGTCGCCGCACCATCCAAGCCTGTTTTCGATCGTCAGCCGGGAGCTCGACGACACCGAGCGTACCCGAGTGCTGCAACACTATTACGCGCCGCACCGGAAAGCCGTGGCTGCGGCATTGCGACGCGCACTTCGAAAAGCGGGCGATGTTCTGCATCTTTCCGTGCACACCTTTACCCCGGTGCTTGACGGTGCAGCGCGAAAAGCGGATGTGGGCCTGCTGTACGACCCCGGCCGCCTCGGCGAGCGGAGGTTCTGTCACGAATGGCGCGCCTCGATCCGCGCCCGGAATGAAATCCTTCGCGTCCGGAGGAACTACCCCTACCTCGGAAAAGCCGACGGGTTCACGACCTGGTTGCGACGGGAGCTGGACACCCCGCGATACGTTGGCGTGGAGTTGGAAGTAAACCAGGGTTTTCCACTCGGCGATTCGCGGACATGGCGATGGCTTCGCAGGTTACTTGCCGGCTCACTGTGCGATGTTGTTTCGTCCTAG
- a CDS encoding glutamate--cysteine ligase, producing MSESWHLFERFGVELEYMIVDRRTLDVCPISDRVLHAMAGAFESEVEVGPLNWSNELVLHVIELKTGAPAERLDGLAGPFQHDVQRINEMLAEWDAILLPTGAHPWMDPFRETRLWPHEYSPVYAGFDRIFDCRGHGWSNLQSTHLNLPFCGDEEFGRLHAAIRLVLPILPALAASSPMLDGARTSFRDARLEVYRQNARRIPSVSGAVIPEPVFTREDYEREILQRIYRDLAPFDPEGVLQFEWANARGAIARFDRNTIEIRVLDVQECPLADVAMTRLIVETLRALVEERWCSYDDQRGWGIERLQPILLNCIRHADETSIEDAGYLALFGFGGGALAAGMLWEHLRDQVLPLGSADTAEAAALDVMMKEGCLARRIIRLLGEGEDRDAMVSVYRRLSQCLAEGRMLRVAD from the coding sequence ATGAGTGAATCCTGGCACCTCTTCGAGCGCTTCGGCGTCGAGCTGGAGTACATGATCGTCGACCGGCGGACGCTGGACGTGTGTCCGATTTCGGATCGCGTGCTTCACGCCATGGCCGGTGCGTTCGAGTCGGAGGTGGAAGTCGGGCCGCTGAACTGGTCCAACGAACTCGTACTCCACGTAATCGAGTTGAAGACGGGAGCGCCTGCCGAGAGGCTCGACGGGCTGGCGGGTCCATTCCAGCACGACGTTCAGCGCATCAACGAAATGCTCGCGGAGTGGGACGCGATACTGCTTCCCACCGGGGCGCATCCGTGGATGGATCCGTTCCGCGAGACGCGGCTCTGGCCCCACGAATACAGCCCGGTCTACGCGGGATTCGATCGCATCTTCGATTGTCGGGGACACGGGTGGTCGAACCTGCAATCAACGCATTTGAATCTGCCGTTCTGCGGCGATGAGGAGTTCGGGCGGCTTCACGCGGCCATCCGGCTCGTGCTGCCCATTCTGCCGGCACTGGCGGCGAGCTCGCCCATGCTGGACGGGGCGCGGACGTCGTTTCGCGATGCACGGCTGGAGGTCTATCGCCAGAACGCCCGACGGATTCCGTCGGTTTCGGGAGCCGTGATTCCCGAGCCGGTGTTTACACGAGAGGATTACGAGCGCGAGATTCTTCAGCGGATCTACCGCGATCTGGCGCCTTTCGATCCGGAGGGCGTATTGCAGTTCGAGTGGGCCAATGCTCGCGGCGCGATCGCTCGGTTTGATCGAAATACGATCGAGATTCGCGTCCTCGACGTGCAGGAGTGCCCGCTGGCCGACGTGGCCATGACGCGGCTTATCGTGGAGACGCTGAGGGCGCTGGTCGAGGAACGATGGTGTTCGTACGACGATCAGAGGGGATGGGGCATAGAGCGACTCCAGCCGATCCTTCTGAATTGTATCCGGCACGCGGACGAAACCTCGATCGAGGACGCCGGATATCTTGCGCTCTTCGGTTTCGGTGGCGGGGCACTTGCTGCGGGAATGCTCTGGGAGCATCTCCGCGATCAGGTTCTTCCACTGGGGTCGGCGGATACGGCGGAGGCGGCCGCACTGGATGTCATGATGAAGGAAGGATGTCTGGCACGCCGCATCATCAGGCTGCTGGGCGAGGGCGAAGACCGAGACGCTATGGTGTCGGTGTACCGCCGCCTTTCGCAATGCCTGGCGGAGGGACGGATGCTGCGTGTCGCGGATTAG
- a CDS encoding RimK family protein produces MNLIVVNQPKNWSLHIPGVPVVAARTYLTDPQYSEQRNLRVFNLCRSYRYQSTGYYVSLLAMARGQKPLPSITTIQDMKTLAIARVVADDLDELIQRSLRPLRSDFFTLRVYFGKNLAKRYDELSQSLFRSFQAPLLRADFARVEEEWVLRNIGPIAGNDIPEGHRDFVIQSATEFFRNNRLPRQRRSTASYDMAILLDPDAEKAPSNKGAIRKFVSAARRLGIDTELIDQEDFGRIAEFDALFIRETTAVHHHTYRFARRAAAEGLVVIDDPDSIARCTNKVYLAEMLRRYKVPIPQTLVVHKDNRDRIVAEIGLPCILKQPDSSFSQGVFKANDEAELQACVDRLLEKSDLIVAQKFMPTPFDWRIGILEREAIFACKYFMAGGHWQITETGEQGVRYGDVEAVPLDQVPEVVLKTALRAAKPIGDGLYGVDVKQFGDEVCVIEVNDNPNVDAGYEDRILGDTLYDRIMGVFLKRIQSRRNGVAKATT; encoded by the coding sequence TTGAATCTGATTGTCGTCAACCAGCCCAAGAACTGGTCGCTGCACATCCCTGGTGTGCCCGTGGTGGCAGCCCGAACCTACTTGACGGACCCCCAATACAGCGAACAGCGTAATCTGCGGGTCTTCAATCTCTGCCGGTCCTATCGATACCAGAGTACGGGCTACTACGTTTCACTGCTGGCCATGGCTCGCGGACAAAAGCCGCTTCCCAGTATCACCACGATCCAGGACATGAAGACGCTGGCAATCGCCCGCGTGGTCGCGGACGATCTCGACGAGTTGATCCAGCGAAGCCTGCGCCCACTGCGATCGGATTTCTTCACGTTGCGGGTCTACTTCGGCAAGAACCTGGCCAAACGATACGACGAATTGAGTCAGAGCCTCTTCCGATCTTTCCAGGCGCCGCTGCTGCGAGCCGATTTTGCGCGCGTGGAGGAGGAATGGGTCCTGAGGAACATCGGTCCCATTGCTGGGAACGACATTCCCGAGGGGCATCGCGATTTCGTGATTCAATCGGCGACGGAGTTCTTCCGCAACAACCGCCTCCCCCGTCAGCGCCGCAGCACGGCGTCCTACGACATGGCTATTCTGCTTGATCCGGACGCGGAAAAGGCGCCGTCAAACAAAGGGGCGATCCGCAAGTTTGTCAGCGCGGCGCGGCGCCTGGGGATCGATACGGAACTCATCGACCAGGAGGATTTCGGGCGCATTGCAGAGTTCGACGCCCTGTTCATTCGCGAGACGACTGCGGTCCATCACCACACCTACCGCTTCGCCCGGCGGGCGGCGGCCGAGGGTCTGGTGGTCATCGACGATCCGGACTCCATCGCTCGCTGTACGAACAAGGTCTATTTGGCAGAGATGTTGCGGCGGTACAAGGTGCCCATTCCGCAGACGCTGGTCGTACACAAGGACAACCGGGACCGGATCGTCGCGGAGATCGGCCTGCCCTGCATCCTCAAGCAGCCGGACAGCTCATTCTCTCAGGGCGTCTTCAAGGCGAACGACGAAGCCGAGCTCCAGGCCTGCGTCGACCGTCTGCTGGAAAAGTCCGACCTGATCGTCGCCCAGAAGTTCATGCCCACGCCGTTCGATTGGCGTATCGGCATCCTGGAACGGGAAGCGATTTTCGCGTGCAAGTACTTCATGGCAGGCGGGCACTGGCAGATCACCGAGACCGGCGAGCAGGGTGTGCGCTACGGCGACGTGGAAGCCGTCCCACTGGACCAGGTTCCCGAGGTGGTGCTCAAGACGGCGCTCCGCGCGGCCAAGCCTATTGGGGACGGTCTTTACGGCGTCGATGTCAAGCAGTTTGGGGACGAGGTCTGCGTGATCGAGGTCAACGATAACCCCAACGTGGACGCCGGCTACGAAGACCGCATTCTCGGTGACACCTTGTATGATCGTATCATGGGCGTCTTTCTCAAGCGCATTCAAAGCCGTCGTAACGGCGTGGCCAAGGCAACGACATGA
- a CDS encoding C39 family peptidase: MSNSDAAANGGANDGEETCHLPLDILPQPDDVTCGPTCLHAVYDYFGESLPLKNVIAEVTGLEEGGTLAVFLAVHALRRGYSASIYTYNLQLFDPTWFAQPGTDIAAKLKAQSEAKSDKRLQVATGGYLEYLKLGGKILFEDLTAALIRKYLTRGVPILTGLSSTYLYRGIREFGPKCDDDDIRGAPVGHFVVLCGYDRKHRQVMVADPMHPNPMATTHVYSVGMDRLLGAILLGIVTYDANLLILERGPSAGTNGGAVSPAPGSADD, translated from the coding sequence ATGTCGAATTCGGACGCCGCGGCCAACGGCGGTGCAAACGACGGAGAGGAAACGTGCCACCTTCCGCTGGATATCCTTCCCCAGCCGGACGACGTGACGTGCGGTCCGACTTGCCTTCACGCCGTGTACGACTATTTCGGTGAATCGCTTCCCTTGAAGAATGTCATCGCCGAAGTCACGGGGCTGGAAGAGGGTGGCACGCTGGCGGTGTTCCTGGCTGTTCACGCGTTGCGGCGCGGGTACTCCGCATCGATCTACACCTACAACCTTCAGTTGTTCGATCCGACGTGGTTCGCGCAGCCCGGGACGGACATCGCGGCGAAGCTCAAGGCCCAATCGGAGGCGAAATCGGATAAGCGCCTGCAAGTCGCCACAGGGGGCTATCTGGAGTACCTGAAGCTGGGCGGGAAGATACTGTTCGAGGACCTGACCGCGGCGCTGATCCGAAAGTACCTGACACGCGGCGTACCCATCCTCACGGGATTGAGTTCGACGTATCTGTATCGGGGCATCCGGGAATTCGGCCCGAAGTGCGACGACGATGACATTCGCGGGGCGCCCGTGGGGCATTTCGTGGTATTGTGCGGATACGACCGGAAGCATCGACAGGTGATGGTGGCGGATCCGATGCATCCCAATCCCATGGCCACGACGCATGTCTATTCGGTGGGCATGGATCGCCTGCTCGGCGCGATCCTGCTGGGTATTGTGACGTACGACGCGAACCTGCTTATTCTGGAACGCGGACCGAGCGCGGGGACCAATGGCGGCGCCGTGTCGCCCGCCCCGGGGAGCGCGGACGATTGA
- the mgtE gene encoding magnesium transporter, with amino-acid sequence MTLDAKSELHEALEESVRQGDTAQVQSLIESMPLGEAGYVLDHVSSETRRRLLELLPPKTGADLLEHVPEAQAADLLAAPDPEVCAAILEKLSSNHRADLVRQFDDRRGEQVLGAMSPDTATETRLLCAYEPNVAGGLMIREYLSFPEGWTVAQVLDDFRRNADRYRDYDVQYAYVTDQGRRLVGVLRLRDLILANPGRAVRDVMIRDPLTIPDRADLIELTDFFDRHRFFGAPVVDPKNRLVGVIRRADVEAANAAHVESDYRKAQGILGGDELRSMPLLFRARRRLAWLSINIVLNIFAASIIALYQETLAAVIALAVFLPIISDMSGCSGNQAVGVTMRELALGVVRPTEFLRVLFKEMLVGLLNGSILGLLIAAVAWIWKGNPMLGLVVGAALAINTVVAVSIGGTVPLVLKRFGQDPALASGPILTTITDMCGFFLALSFAAATMPWLV; translated from the coding sequence ATGACCCTTGATGCCAAATCCGAATTGCACGAGGCCCTGGAAGAGTCCGTCCGGCAGGGCGATACGGCGCAAGTTCAGTCGCTGATCGAGTCGATGCCGCTGGGGGAGGCCGGCTACGTGCTGGACCACGTTTCCTCCGAGACCCGCCGCCGGCTGCTCGAACTCCTGCCCCCCAAGACCGGCGCCGACCTGCTTGAGCATGTTCCCGAGGCCCAGGCGGCCGACCTCCTCGCCGCCCCCGATCCCGAAGTCTGCGCGGCCATTCTCGAAAAGCTCTCCAGCAACCACCGCGCCGACCTCGTCCGCCAGTTCGACGACCGCCGCGGCGAGCAGGTTCTTGGCGCGATGAGCCCCGATACGGCCACCGAAACCCGCCTGCTCTGCGCCTATGAGCCGAACGTCGCCGGCGGCCTGATGATTCGCGAGTACCTCTCCTTTCCCGAGGGCTGGACCGTCGCCCAGGTGCTCGATGACTTCCGCCGCAACGCCGATCGCTACCGCGATTACGACGTCCAGTACGCTTACGTCACGGACCAAGGCAGACGCCTGGTGGGCGTCCTTCGCCTGCGGGACTTGATTCTCGCCAATCCCGGCCGGGCCGTGCGCGACGTGATGATCCGGGATCCCCTTACGATTCCCGATCGCGCCGACCTCATAGAATTGACCGATTTTTTCGATCGCCACCGATTCTTCGGCGCTCCCGTGGTCGATCCGAAGAACCGACTCGTGGGTGTCATCCGCCGTGCCGATGTGGAAGCGGCCAACGCCGCCCACGTCGAGAGCGACTACCGCAAGGCCCAGGGTATTCTCGGCGGCGACGAACTCCGCTCCATGCCCCTGCTCTTCCGCGCCCGGCGACGGCTCGCCTGGCTGAGCATCAACATCGTGCTCAACATCTTCGCCGCCAGCATCATCGCCCTCTACCAGGAAACCCTCGCCGCGGTCATCGCCCTGGCCGTCTTCCTGCCCATCATCTCCGACATGAGCGGGTGCTCGGGCAATCAGGCGGTCGGTGTCACCATGCGCGAACTTGCCCTCGGTGTTGTCAGGCCTACGGAATTCCTGCGCGTCCTCTTCAAGGAGATGCTCGTCGGGCTGCTCAACGGCTCGATTCTGGGACTGCTGATCGCCGCGGTGGCCTGGATCTGGAAGGGCAACCCCATGCTGGGGCTGGTGGTCGGCGCCGCCTTGGCGATTAACACCGTCGTGGCCGTCTCCATCGGAGGAACGGTGCCGCTGGTACTCAAGCGGTTCGGTCAGGACCCCGCTCTAGCCTCGGGTCCCATCCTGACCACCATCACCGACATGTGCGGCTTCTTTCTGGCCCTCTCCTTTGCCGCAGCCACTATGCCGTGGCTGGTGTGA
- a CDS encoding DUF2029 domain-containing protein, producing MAGKCWLAGDSPYQREVFFDRWENLTGTPRRAQFAYPPSTVVIAVPLALLDWSVARFTLDFGNVFSLFLILFLLSRSAIDCGVSTRRIAIACIIAGSTASNAMVLTLGQLTLIAVGGLTLADFCIRRNHHILAGVGIALAAFKLHVTGICLLYLAVRRGWKAPVIGAGLVIVAALVGIGGNITEFMSRYSSCLAEYRVASANQPQALVGLPRLLQALGIQRPTLIGALLGLLMASLCLYLRLRDPVFPESPTAAKAGNTRSCTDSLGPPAAITAAFVPLHIYDLVLLVPMVFATISSPLRRLLVFLPGLICVLRPTNVARILTQVHNMHPQEAAGWVATAGSLYLLVVVLISARRDTGAQTPGDALL from the coding sequence GTGGCAGGCAAGTGTTGGTTGGCCGGGGATTCCCCGTACCAACGTGAGGTGTTCTTTGACCGATGGGAGAACCTGACCGGCACGCCGCGACGGGCCCAGTTTGCCTATCCACCGAGCACGGTCGTTATTGCCGTCCCGCTGGCCCTCTTGGATTGGTCAGTCGCCCGATTCACCCTCGACTTTGGAAACGTATTTTCCTTGTTTCTGATCCTGTTCCTGTTAAGCCGATCCGCCATCGATTGCGGCGTATCGACTCGGAGGATCGCGATCGCCTGCATCATCGCTGGGTCAACGGCCTCCAACGCCATGGTCCTGACCCTTGGCCAACTCACGCTCATCGCCGTTGGCGGATTAACGCTCGCGGATTTCTGTATCAGAAGAAATCATCACATACTTGCGGGCGTTGGCATCGCGCTCGCAGCCTTCAAACTTCACGTCACGGGAATCTGCCTGCTGTACCTTGCCGTGCGGCGCGGCTGGAAAGCCCCCGTCATCGGAGCTGGACTCGTAATCGTAGCAGCCCTCGTGGGGATCGGAGGAAACATCACGGAGTTCATGAGCCGTTACTCGTCCTGCCTCGCGGAATATCGAGTCGCTTCTGCAAATCAACCTCAAGCGCTCGTGGGCCTGCCTCGTCTATTGCAGGCCCTGGGAATTCAGAGGCCGACATTGATCGGAGCACTTCTCGGCCTATTGATGGCTTCTCTCTGTCTCTACTTGCGCCTTCGCGATCCGGTGTTCCCCGAGAGCCCAACCGCCGCAAAGGCAGGAAACACCAGGTCGTGCACGGATTCCCTCGGCCCGCCGGCCGCTATTACCGCGGCTTTCGTGCCCCTGCATATCTATGATCTGGTCTTGCTCGTTCCCATGGTGTTTGCGACGATCTCGTCTCCACTGCGCAGATTGCTTGTATTTCTGCCGGGACTAATCTGTGTACTGCGGCCCACGAATGTAGCGCGAATCCTCACCCAAGTTCACAATATGCACCCGCAGGAAGCCGCGGGCTGGGTAGCAACCGCAGGGAGCTTGTATCTCCTCGTCGTAGTGTTAATCAGCGCTCGCAGGGACACCGGAGCTCAAACCCCCGGAGATGCACTCTTGTAG
- a CDS encoding YebC/PmpR family DNA-binding transcriptional regulator, with protein MSGHSKWSTIKHKKAALDAKRGKAWSKFARAVTMAAKMGGGSIEDNPRLRLAVDKAKAANMPKDTIEKAIKKGTGELEGESYEEIVYEGYGPGGVAVMCKVMTDNRNRTAGEIRKIFERAGGNLGSTNCVAFQFRNRGVIVVEASKASEDKMMELALEAGADDVTSSADIHEVMTSPENFEAVREAIEAAGIEIQSADLSQVADNLISLDLDSARKVMRLIDALDEHDDVDAVYSNTDISDDVVAELAKE; from the coding sequence GTGTCCGGTCACTCAAAATGGTCGACGATCAAGCACAAGAAGGCCGCGCTCGATGCCAAGCGGGGAAAGGCGTGGAGCAAGTTCGCCCGCGCCGTGACCATGGCCGCGAAGATGGGCGGGGGCAGCATCGAAGACAATCCGCGTCTGCGCCTGGCGGTGGACAAGGCCAAGGCGGCCAACATGCCCAAGGACACCATCGAGAAAGCCATCAAGAAAGGCACGGGCGAGCTTGAAGGGGAATCGTACGAAGAGATCGTCTACGAGGGTTACGGTCCCGGCGGCGTGGCGGTGATGTGCAAGGTGATGACCGACAACCGCAACCGCACTGCGGGGGAGATCCGCAAGATCTTCGAGCGGGCCGGGGGCAACCTGGGCTCGACGAACTGCGTGGCGTTCCAATTCCGTAATCGCGGCGTGATTGTGGTCGAGGCGAGCAAGGCGTCGGAAGACAAGATGATGGAGCTCGCTTTGGAGGCCGGCGCCGACGACGTCACTTCGTCGGCGGACATTCACGAGGTGATGACCAGCCCCGAGAACTTCGAAGCGGTGCGCGAGGCGATTGAAGCGGCGGGGATCGAGATTCAGTCGGCCGACCTGTCCCAGGTGGCGGACAACCTCATTTCGCTTGATCTGGACTCGGCCCGCAAAGTGATGCGGCTGATCGACGCCCTGGATGAGCACGACGACGTGGACGCGGTCTATTCCAACACGGACATTTCCGACGACGTGGTGGCGGAATTGGCAAAGGAATAG